One part of the Haemophilus parainfluenzae genome encodes these proteins:
- the nhaB gene encoding Na(+)/H(+) antiporter NhaB, with protein MTYTQAFMKNFLGSSPDWYKLTIISFLIINPILFFWISPFIAGWVLVAEFIFTLAMALKCYPLQPGGLLAIEAIAIGMTNVEHVKAEIMANFEVILLLIFMVAGIYFMKQLLLYVFTKLLVRIRSKIVLSVAFCFSAAFLSAFLDALTVVAVIISVAMGFYGVYHKVASGKTLQDAVDISDDNKIKNHETLEKFRAFLRSLMMHAGVGTALGGVMTMVGEPQNLIIAEQAKWNFIEFFFRMAPVTIPVFICGLLTCILIEKFKVFGYGEKLPEEVWKILADLDRENTQKMSKQDKIRLSVQALIAIWLILGLAFHLAAVGLIGLSVIILATTFTGVTDEHAIGKSFQESLPFTALLVVFFSIVAVIIDQKLFAPIIHFVLSAEEKTQLALFYGFNGLLSAISDNVFVATVYINEAKNALAAGAIAPHQFELLAVAINTGTNLPSVATPNGQAAFLFLLTSSLAPLIKLSYGRMVYMALPYTIILTIVGFLAIEFILPDMTIWLANLGLILPI; from the coding sequence ATGACTTATACACAAGCATTTATGAAAAATTTTCTGGGTTCTAGTCCAGATTGGTATAAATTAACGATTATTTCTTTCCTAATCATTAACCCTATTTTGTTCTTTTGGATCAGTCCGTTTATCGCTGGTTGGGTTCTAGTTGCTGAATTTATTTTTACACTTGCAATGGCATTAAAATGCTACCCTCTTCAACCTGGTGGTTTGTTAGCTATTGAAGCAATTGCTATCGGTATGACAAATGTAGAACACGTTAAAGCAGAAATTATGGCTAACTTTGAAGTGATCTTACTTTTAATCTTTATGGTGGCCGGTATTTATTTTATGAAGCAGCTTTTACTTTATGTGTTCACCAAATTATTAGTTCGTATCCGTTCTAAAATTGTACTTTCTGTCGCCTTCTGCTTTAGTGCGGCATTTCTTTCAGCTTTCTTAGATGCCCTAACTGTTGTCGCTGTAATCATCAGCGTCGCCATGGGTTTCTATGGGGTTTATCACAAAGTTGCATCAGGCAAAACACTGCAAGATGCAGTTGATATTTCCGATGATAATAAAATCAAAAATCATGAAACCTTAGAAAAATTTCGTGCTTTCTTACGTAGTTTAATGATGCATGCGGGCGTGGGAACTGCACTCGGTGGTGTCATGACCATGGTAGGTGAACCTCAAAACCTAATCATTGCAGAACAAGCAAAATGGAATTTTATTGAGTTCTTCTTCCGTATGGCGCCAGTGACTATCCCTGTATTTATCTGTGGACTACTCACATGTATTTTGATTGAAAAATTTAAAGTATTCGGCTATGGCGAAAAATTACCAGAAGAAGTATGGAAAATCTTGGCCGATTTAGATCGTGAAAATACACAAAAAATGTCTAAACAAGATAAAATTCGCCTTTCTGTTCAAGCTCTTATTGCGATTTGGTTAATTTTAGGCTTAGCCTTCCACTTAGCGGCTGTAGGTTTAATCGGTTTAAGTGTAATTATTCTTGCAACGACTTTTACTGGTGTAACCGATGAACATGCTATTGGTAAATCATTCCAAGAAAGTTTACCTTTCACTGCATTATTAGTCGTATTCTTCTCTATTGTTGCCGTGATTATCGATCAAAAACTCTTCGCTCCAATTATTCACTTTGTATTAAGTGCAGAAGAGAAGACACAGTTAGCCTTGTTTTATGGTTTCAATGGATTACTTTCTGCGATTTCTGATAACGTATTTGTTGCAACAGTTTATATTAATGAAGCGAAAAATGCGCTTGCTGCAGGGGCAATTGCACCACATCAATTTGAATTACTTGCGGTCGCAATCAATACCGGTACAAACTTACCTTCTGTTGCAACACCAAATGGTCAAGCGGCATTCTTGTTCTTACTGACATCATCTCTTGCGCCATTAATTAAACTTTCTTATGGCAGAATGGTCTATATGGCATTACCTTATACTATCATATTAACAATCGTGGGGTTCCTTGCTATCGAATTTATCTTACCAGACATGACAATTTGGCTTGCGAACCTTGGCTTAATTCTTCCTATTTAG
- the dsbB gene encoding disulfide bond formation protein DsbB, which translates to MLDFFKQLSLKRSAWIFLAFTAFALESTALYFQYGMGLQPCVLCVYERLAVVGLFVAGLIGALAPSSLIIRILALIVGLFSVIKGLMISIRHLDLQMNPAPWKQCEFIPNFPETLPFHKWLPAVFNPTGSCNESQWSLFGITMVQWLVFIFAVYILVLGLITISQVKKSRKRRLIFK; encoded by the coding sequence ATGCTCGACTTTTTTAAGCAATTATCCCTTAAACGTTCAGCGTGGATCTTTTTGGCATTTACCGCATTTGCCTTAGAATCGACCGCACTTTATTTTCAATACGGCATGGGGTTACAACCTTGCGTACTTTGTGTTTATGAACGTTTAGCTGTTGTAGGTTTATTCGTCGCTGGTCTTATCGGCGCCTTAGCCCCAAGCTCGCTTATTATCCGCATTCTTGCTCTTATTGTGGGTTTATTTAGTGTAATTAAAGGATTAATGATATCTATCCGTCACCTTGATTTACAAATGAACCCTGCACCGTGGAAACAATGTGAATTTATACCTAACTTTCCGGAAACATTACCATTCCATAAATGGCTACCTGCGGTGTTCAATCCAACTGGTAGCTGTAATGAAAGCCAATGGTCACTCTTCGGTATTACTATGGTGCAATGGCTCGTGTTTATTTTTGCTGTTTATATCCTTGTGTTGGGGTTAATCACTATTTCACAAGTGAAGAAAAGCAGAAAAAGACGCCTCATTTTTAAATAA
- a CDS encoding DUF1294 domain-containing protein, whose product MLIQLLFVMLAAVNIAAYFLMWKDKVRAVRHGWRISENTFFLLSLLGGFIGVYCGMKRFRHKTKHFSFKFVVILSGFIWFILIPYWYFFLE is encoded by the coding sequence ATGCTGATTCAGCTTTTATTTGTTATGTTAGCGGCGGTAAATATCGCCGCTTATTTTTTAATGTGGAAAGATAAAGTCCGCGCGGTTCGTCACGGCTGGCGAATTTCTGAAAATACCTTCTTCCTATTAAGTCTTCTCGGTGGTTTTATTGGTGTTTATTGCGGGATGAAACGCTTTCGCCATAAAACCAAACACTTCAGTTTTAAATTTGTTGTTATTCTTAGTGGCTTTATTTGGTTCATCTTAATACCTTATTGGTATTTCTTTCTTGAGTAG
- the glyA gene encoding serine hydroxymethyltransferase, with the protein MFKKSMNIADYDPVLWQAIQDENRRQEEHIELIASENYASPRVMEAQGSQFTNKYAEGYPGKRYYGGCEYADIVEQLAIDRAKELFGADYVNVQPHSGSQANAAVYGALINAGDTILGMDLAHGGHLTHGAKVSFSGKIYNSVLYGITADGLIDYEDVRQKALEHKPKMIVAGFSAYSQVVDWKKMREIADEVGAYLFVDMAHVAGLIAAGLYPNPLPYAHVVTTTTHKTLGGPRGGLILSSCGDEEIYKRLQSSVFPANQGGPLVHIIAAKAVCFKEALEPAYKEYQVNVIKNAKAMVEVFKQRGYDVVSNGTENHLFLVSFIKQGLTGKAADAALGKANITVNKNAVPNDPQKPFVTSGIRVGTPSVTRRGFNENDVRELAGWMCDVLDALGKENEEQVIATTKEKVLAICKRLPVYA; encoded by the coding sequence ATGTTTAAAAAAAGTATGAACATCGCTGATTACGATCCGGTTCTATGGCAAGCCATTCAGGACGAAAATCGTCGTCAAGAAGAGCATATTGAGCTTATTGCATCTGAAAACTATGCAAGCCCACGCGTAATGGAAGCGCAAGGTTCTCAGTTTACTAACAAATATGCAGAAGGCTATCCAGGTAAACGTTACTACGGCGGTTGTGAGTACGCAGACATTGTGGAGCAGTTGGCGATTGATCGCGCGAAAGAGTTATTTGGTGCGGATTATGTGAACGTACAACCACACTCAGGTTCACAAGCGAATGCGGCAGTATATGGTGCATTAATCAATGCAGGCGATACTATTTTAGGGATGGATTTAGCACACGGCGGTCACTTAACTCATGGGGCGAAAGTGAGCTTCTCCGGTAAAATCTATAATTCTGTACTTTATGGTATCACTGCAGATGGTTTAATCGATTATGAAGATGTCCGTCAAAAAGCATTAGAACATAAACCAAAAATGATCGTGGCAGGTTTCTCTGCTTATTCTCAAGTGGTAGATTGGAAAAAAATGCGTGAAATCGCTGATGAAGTGGGCGCGTATTTATTCGTTGATATGGCTCACGTTGCGGGCTTAATCGCAGCAGGTTTATATCCAAATCCATTACCATACGCACACGTTGTAACAACCACCACTCATAAAACTTTAGGTGGTCCACGTGGTGGTTTAATCCTTTCTTCTTGTGGTGATGAAGAGATTTATAAACGCTTACAATCTTCTGTTTTCCCTGCAAACCAAGGTGGTCCATTAGTTCACATTATTGCGGCGAAAGCTGTATGTTTCAAAGAAGCATTAGAGCCAGCGTATAAAGAATACCAAGTAAACGTGATTAAAAATGCGAAAGCAATGGTAGAAGTGTTTAAACAACGTGGTTATGATGTGGTTTCAAATGGCACAGAAAACCATTTATTCTTAGTCAGTTTCATCAAACAAGGCTTAACAGGTAAAGCAGCAGATGCAGCGCTAGGTAAAGCAAATATTACTGTGAACAAAAATGCTGTACCAAACGATCCTCAAAAACCATTTGTTACTTCAGGTATCCGTGTAGGTACACCATCTGTGACTCGCCGTGGTTTCAATGAAAATGATGTGCGTGAATTAGCCGGTTGGATGTGCGATGTATTAGATGCATTAGGCAAAGAAAACGAAGAACAAGTGATTGCAACAACCAAAGAAAAAGTATTGGCAATCTGCAAACGTCTTCCTGTTTACGCATGA
- the purD gene encoding phosphoribosylamine--glycine ligase — protein MNILIIGNGGREHALAWKAAQSPLADKVFVAPGNAGTVLEHKVENVNIAATDIPALVKFAQDNHIGLTIVGPEAPLVIGVVDAFRVAGLKIFGPTQAAAQLEGSKAFTKDFLARHKIPTAEYQNFTEVEPALAYLREKGAPIVVKADGLAAGKGVIVAMTLQEAEEAVRDMLSGNAFGKAGSRVVIEEFLDGEEASFIVMVDGKNVESMATSQDHKRVGENDTGLNTGGMGAYSPAPVVTPEIHDRIMREVIYPTVNGMAAEGNVYTGFLYAGLMIMPNGQPKVIEFNCRFGDPETQPIMLRLESDLVELCIKACDGKLDEVKSQWNPKSSLGIVLAAEGYPGDYRKGDEITGLPQRAVENEKVFLAGVAEQEGKLVTNGGRVLCVTALGESVFEAQQKALKLAEQIQWSGRFYRRDIGYRAVEREFQK, from the coding sequence ATGAACATCCTCATTATCGGAAATGGCGGTCGTGAACACGCCTTGGCTTGGAAAGCAGCACAATCTCCACTAGCAGATAAAGTTTTTGTCGCACCAGGCAATGCGGGTACCGTATTGGAACACAAAGTAGAAAACGTGAATATCGCTGCAACGGATATTCCTGCGTTGGTTAAATTTGCCCAAGATAACCACATTGGATTAACGATTGTAGGGCCAGAAGCGCCACTTGTGATTGGCGTGGTGGATGCGTTTCGTGTAGCTGGTTTAAAAATTTTCGGACCAACGCAAGCAGCTGCGCAATTAGAAGGTTCCAAAGCCTTTACCAAAGATTTCTTAGCCCGTCATAAAATCCCAACAGCGGAATACCAAAACTTCACCGAAGTAGAGCCGGCATTGGCATACTTGCGAGAAAAAGGTGCACCAATTGTCGTAAAAGCAGATGGTTTGGCGGCGGGCAAAGGCGTCATCGTGGCAATGACGTTGCAGGAAGCGGAAGAGGCTGTGCGTGATATGCTTTCTGGCAATGCCTTTGGCAAAGCGGGTAGCCGAGTGGTGATTGAAGAGTTTCTAGATGGCGAAGAAGCCAGTTTTATCGTCATGGTAGATGGTAAAAATGTTGAATCTATGGCAACTAGTCAAGATCACAAACGTGTGGGCGAAAATGATACAGGTCTGAATACCGGCGGTATGGGGGCATATTCACCAGCCCCAGTGGTGACACCAGAAATTCATGATCGCATTATGCGTGAAGTGATTTATCCAACAGTCAATGGCATGGCGGCAGAAGGCAATGTTTACACCGGTTTCTTGTATGCTGGATTAATGATTATGCCGAATGGCCAACCGAAAGTGATCGAATTTAATTGCCGTTTCGGTGATCCGGAAACTCAACCGATCATGTTGCGTTTGGAGTCGGATTTGGTGGAGCTTTGTATTAAGGCTTGTGATGGCAAGTTGGATGAAGTGAAATCCCAATGGAATCCAAAATCTTCCTTAGGGATTGTTTTAGCGGCTGAAGGCTATCCAGGCGATTATCGCAAGGGCGATGAAATCACCGGTTTGCCACAAAGAGCGGTCGAAAATGAGAAAGTTTTCTTAGCGGGCGTTGCAGAACAAGAAGGCAAATTAGTCACGAACGGCGGTCGCGTGCTTTGTGTTACTGCGTTAGGCGAAAGCGTATTTGAAGCACAACAAAAAGCCTTAAAACTCGCTGAGCAAATTCAATGGTCTGGACGTTTTTATCGTCGAGACATTGGTTACAGAGCTGTGGAACGAGAGTTCCAAAAATAA
- the purH gene encoding bifunctional phosphoribosylaminoimidazolecarboxamide formyltransferase/IMP cyclohydrolase, producing MTDRPIRQALLSVSDKTGIVEFAQGLVQRGVKLLSTGGTAKLLEQHGLPVTEVSDYTGFPEMMDGRVKTLHPKVHGGILGRRGTDDAIMQQHGIEGIDMVVVNLYPFAATVAKPNCKLEDAVENIDIGGPTMVRSAAKNHKDVAIVVNNHDFNAILAEMDKHQNSLTLETRFDLAIKAFEHTAQYDSMIANYFGQMVKPYHVAEEEDANAKCGQFPRTLNLNFVRKQTMRYGENSHQNAAFYVDLNVKEASVATAHQLQGKALSYNNIADTDAALECVKEFDEPACVIVKHANPCGVALGKDILDAYNRAYQTDPTSAFGGIIAFNRELDEKTANEIVERQFVEVIIAPKVSAEAQEVVKRKKNVRLLECGEWTSRSERLDFKRVNGGLLVQDADLGMVGVDDLKVVSKRQPTEQELKDLLFCWKVAKFVKSNAIVYAKDNQTIGIGAGQMSRVYSAKIAGIKAQDEGLTVAGCVMASDAFFPFRDGIDAAAKVGIQCVIHPGGSMRDQEVIDAADEHNMVMVLTGMRHFRH from the coding sequence ATGACAGATCGTCCAATTCGTCAGGCTTTACTGAGTGTTTCTGATAAAACCGGTATTGTAGAATTTGCTCAAGGCTTAGTACAGCGTGGTGTAAAACTACTTTCCACAGGCGGTACCGCAAAATTATTGGAGCAACATGGTTTGCCGGTGACTGAAGTGTCTGATTATACGGGATTCCCTGAAATGATGGACGGTCGTGTGAAAACTTTGCATCCCAAAGTACATGGCGGGATTCTTGGTCGTCGTGGTACAGATGATGCTATCATGCAGCAACATGGCATTGAAGGCATTGATATGGTTGTCGTGAATTTATATCCTTTCGCCGCAACCGTGGCTAAGCCAAACTGCAAGTTAGAAGATGCCGTGGAAAATATTGATATCGGTGGACCAACCATGGTTCGTTCTGCCGCGAAAAACCATAAAGATGTGGCGATCGTGGTGAATAATCATGATTTCAATGCAATTCTTGCAGAGATGGATAAACATCAAAACAGCCTAACGCTTGAAACCCGTTTTGATCTTGCGATTAAAGCCTTTGAACATACCGCGCAATATGATTCCATGATTGCCAACTACTTTGGACAAATGGTGAAACCATATCATGTGGCAGAGGAAGAAGATGCGAATGCGAAGTGCGGTCAATTCCCACGGACTTTAAATCTTAACTTCGTTCGTAAACAAACCATGCGTTACGGTGAAAATTCTCATCAAAATGCAGCCTTTTATGTTGATTTAAATGTGAAAGAGGCGAGTGTAGCTACAGCTCACCAACTACAAGGTAAAGCCTTGTCTTACAATAATATTGCTGATACTGATGCAGCACTTGAATGCGTGAAAGAATTTGATGAGCCGGCTTGTGTGATCGTTAAACATGCTAATCCATGTGGCGTGGCTTTAGGAAAAGATATTTTAGACGCCTATAATCGTGCTTACCAAACCGATCCAACTTCTGCATTTGGTGGCATTATTGCGTTCAACCGTGAGTTAGACGAAAAAACCGCGAATGAAATTGTGGAACGCCAATTCGTTGAAGTGATTATTGCACCGAAAGTTTCTGCTGAAGCGCAAGAAGTCGTGAAACGTAAGAAAAATGTTCGTTTGCTTGAATGTGGTGAATGGACTTCTCGTTCTGAACGTTTAGATTTCAAACGTGTAAACGGCGGTTTGTTAGTACAAGATGCAGATTTAGGCATGGTTGGCGTGGATGATTTGAAAGTAGTAAGCAAACGTCAACCAACCGAACAGGAATTAAAAGATTTATTGTTCTGCTGGAAAGTCGCGAAATTCGTGAAATCCAATGCCATTGTTTACGCTAAAGATAACCAAACCATCGGCATTGGTGCAGGCCAAATGAGCCGCGTGTATTCTGCTAAGATTGCGGGTATTAAGGCGCAGGATGAAGGCTTGACTGTGGCCGGTTGTGTAATGGCATCTGATGCTTTCTTCCCATTCCGTGACGGCATTGATGCAGCGGCGAAAGTAGGGATTCAATGTGTGATTCATCCAGGTGGCTCAATGCGCGATCAAGAAGTCATTGATGCAGCGGATGAACATAATATGGTGATGGTATTAACTGGAATGCGTCATTTTAGACATTAA
- a CDS encoding DoxX family protein, translating into MKNLEKYSPYVLALLRIIAAYMFILHGTAKFWEFPISMTGGNGAVGDPMMIVGGVIEIVGSILLILGLFVRPAAFILSGQMAYAYFFMHVAGQGNLFFPIANGGELALLYSLVFFYFVFAGAGAFSLDNRKR; encoded by the coding sequence ATGAAAAATTTAGAAAAATACTCTCCGTATGTTTTAGCTTTATTACGTATCATCGCTGCGTATATGTTTATCTTACACGGCACAGCGAAATTCTGGGAATTCCCAATTTCAATGACGGGCGGTAACGGCGCAGTGGGCGATCCAATGATGATCGTCGGTGGAGTAATCGAGATTGTCGGTTCAATCCTATTAATTTTAGGTTTATTTGTTCGCCCAGCGGCATTTATTCTTTCAGGTCAAATGGCTTATGCGTATTTCTTTATGCACGTTGCAGGTCAAGGGAATTTATTCTTCCCAATCGCGAACGGTGGTGAACTCGCTTTACTTTACTCTCTCGTGTTCTTCTATTTTGTGTTTGCCGGTGCAGGTGCATTTTCTTTAGATAACCGCAAACGTTAA
- a CDS encoding protein-disulfide reductase DsbD: MKRILLFLFFIFTTLSTQASLFDKKTAFLPIDEAFQFSAAKSENQENVIVNWSIAEGYYLYQEKISVKLNQEENASFDAPIFSISPEDYNDPYFGLMKIFKKPVQAIFKASQSPLKAEDVVEIAYQGCTEGFCYPPEVKEIKVADLPIAQVANTEKISENSTALSAQPKAEQDRLAESLFNSKYAIFGFFLLGLGLAFTPCVLPMLPLLSAIVIGQNQRPNMWRAFALSFVYVQGMALTYTLLGLIVAAIGLPFQVALQHPYVMIGLSIIFVLLALSMFGVFTLQLPSSLQTKLSLLSQQQKAGALGGVFLMGMIAGLVASPCTSAPLSGALLYVAQSGDLFTGAITLYLLALGMGVPLILITLFGNKILPKSGMWMETVKKLFGFVMLALPVFLISRILPDEWTPRLWAMLGTAFFIWFAFQMPKNGTGWVFRILFLVAAMISVKPLQSWVWGESQAPSAVENKAVSHVEFKKVKSEAELQQALAENNKPLVMLDLYADWCVACKEFEKETFSDPSVQKAFGDMLLLQVDMTKNSEENRALMTKYKVLGLPTILFFNREGKEIEGSRVNGFMPPVEFLQWIEKIRKA; the protein is encoded by the coding sequence ATGAAGCGAATTCTTCTTTTTTTATTTTTTATTTTTACCACACTTTCCACTCAAGCTAGTCTTTTTGATAAGAAAACGGCTTTTTTACCTATTGATGAAGCTTTTCAATTTTCAGCTGCGAAAAGTGAGAATCAAGAAAATGTGATCGTCAATTGGTCGATTGCAGAAGGGTATTATCTCTATCAAGAGAAAATTTCCGTCAAGCTCAATCAAGAAGAAAATGCATCATTTGATGCACCGATATTTTCTATTTCCCCCGAGGATTATAACGATCCTTATTTTGGCTTGATGAAAATTTTCAAAAAACCCGTGCAAGCTATTTTTAAAGCGAGTCAGTCGCCATTAAAAGCAGAAGATGTGGTTGAGATTGCTTACCAAGGCTGTACTGAGGGCTTTTGTTATCCGCCTGAAGTGAAAGAAATTAAAGTGGCAGATTTGCCTATTGCACAGGTCGCTAATACTGAAAAAATATCGGAAAATTCGACCGCACTTTCAGCACAACCCAAAGCAGAACAAGACCGTTTAGCGGAAAGCTTATTTAATAGCAAATATGCCATATTTGGTTTTTTCTTATTAGGCTTAGGGTTGGCCTTTACCCCTTGTGTATTGCCAATGCTACCACTGCTTTCAGCGATTGTGATTGGCCAAAATCAGCGACCTAATATGTGGCGTGCTTTTGCATTAAGCTTTGTGTATGTGCAGGGGATGGCGCTGACTTATACCTTGCTAGGCTTGATTGTCGCCGCAATTGGTTTACCGTTCCAAGTGGCTTTACAACATCCTTATGTAATGATTGGTTTATCAATCATCTTTGTCTTGTTAGCCTTGTCGATGTTCGGTGTATTTACCTTACAGCTTCCAAGCTCCTTACAAACAAAACTGTCTTTACTTAGCCAACAGCAAAAAGCTGGCGCTTTGGGTGGCGTGTTCTTAATGGGCATGATTGCGGGACTTGTAGCTTCACCTTGCACATCAGCACCACTTTCTGGCGCGTTGCTTTATGTGGCGCAGAGTGGGGATTTGTTTACAGGTGCGATCACGCTTTATTTGCTCGCGTTGGGTATGGGCGTACCGCTGATTTTAATCACTTTATTTGGGAATAAAATCCTGCCTAAATCAGGTATGTGGATGGAAACCGTCAAAAAACTCTTTGGCTTTGTGATGCTCGCATTACCGGTATTCTTAATTTCTCGTATTTTACCAGATGAATGGACACCAAGATTATGGGCGATGCTCGGTACAGCATTTTTCATTTGGTTTGCATTCCAAATGCCGAAAAATGGTACAGGCTGGGTATTCCGAATTCTCTTTTTAGTCGCGGCAATGATTAGTGTTAAACCACTTCAATCTTGGGTGTGGGGTGAAAGCCAAGCACCAAGTGCGGTCGAAAATAAGGCGGTTTCTCATGTTGAATTTAAGAAAGTGAAAAGCGAAGCTGAATTACAACAAGCACTTGCTGAAAATAACAAACCACTTGTGATGCTCGATCTTTATGCGGATTGGTGTGTGGCGTGTAAAGAGTTTGAAAAAGAAACATTTAGTGATCCAAGTGTACAAAAAGCCTTTGGTGACATGCTGCTTCTTCAAGTTGATATGACGAAAAACTCCGAAGAAAACCGCGCTTTAATGACAAAGTATAAAGTGCTAGGTTTACCGACGATTTTATTCTTTAATCGAGAAGGAAAAGAAATTGAAGGCAGTCGTGTTAACGGATTCATGCCGCCTGTTGAATTTTTACAATGGATTGAGAAAATCCGCAAAGCGTAA
- the arcA gene encoding two-component system response regulator ArcA, with protein MATPKILIVEDEAVTRNTLKGIFEAEGYEVLQAQDGAEMYHQLNSEIVNLIVLDINLPGKNGLLLGRELREKAAIPLIFLTGRDNEVDKILGLEIGADDYLTKPFNPRELTIRARNLLHRSMVLNGKEPHLQRENYRFNGWILDLNSHNLITPEGVEFKLPRSEFRAMLHFCENPGKLQTREELLLKMTGRELKPQDRTVDVTIRRIRKHFQDHPNTPEIIATVHGEGYRFCGELEE; from the coding sequence ATGGCTACCCCAAAAATTCTCATCGTGGAAGATGAAGCGGTAACCCGTAATACGTTAAAAGGAATTTTTGAAGCTGAAGGCTATGAAGTATTACAAGCACAAGATGGCGCGGAAATGTATCACCAGTTAAACTCAGAAATAGTCAATCTCATCGTATTAGATATTAATTTACCCGGTAAAAATGGTTTATTACTGGGTCGCGAATTACGTGAGAAAGCTGCAATTCCGTTGATTTTTCTCACAGGGCGAGATAATGAAGTCGATAAAATTTTAGGCCTAGAAATTGGAGCGGATGATTATCTCACTAAACCATTTAACCCAAGAGAGCTCACTATTCGTGCACGAAATTTATTGCATCGCTCCATGGTATTAAATGGTAAAGAACCCCATTTACAACGTGAAAATTATCGCTTTAATGGGTGGATTCTGGATTTAAATAGCCATAATTTAATTACACCTGAAGGCGTAGAGTTTAAGCTCCCCCGTAGTGAATTTCGTGCTATGTTACATTTCTGCGAAAACCCAGGTAAATTACAAACTCGTGAAGAATTATTATTAAAAATGACGGGACGAGAATTAAAACCACAAGATCGCACAGTGGATGTAACAATTCGTCGTATTCGAAAACACTTTCAAGATCACCCTAATACGCCTGAAATTATTGCAACGGTACATGGTGAAGGCTATCGTTTCTGTGGTGAATTAGAGGAATGA
- the smpB gene encoding SsrA-binding protein SmpB, with amino-acid sequence MTKKKAKVGSNTIALNKRARHEYFIENEIEAGLELQGWEVKSMRAGKANISDSYIIFKNGEAYLFGATIQPLSLASTHVVCDPTRTRKLLLNKRELDNLFGKSSRDGFTIVALSLYWKGPWAKIKIGVAKGKKQHDKRDDIKEREWKVTKERIMKNAHRG; translated from the coding sequence ATGACCAAGAAAAAAGCCAAAGTTGGCTCTAATACAATTGCATTAAATAAACGAGCCAGACACGAATACTTTATAGAAAACGAAATTGAAGCTGGCCTTGAATTACAAGGTTGGGAAGTAAAATCAATGCGTGCAGGTAAAGCCAATATCAGCGACAGCTATATCATTTTTAAAAATGGTGAAGCTTATTTATTTGGTGCGACCATTCAACCATTGAGCTTAGCCTCTACCCACGTGGTTTGCGATCCGACGCGTACACGTAAGCTTTTATTGAATAAACGTGAATTGGATAATCTTTTCGGCAAATCAAGCCGTGATGGTTTTACCATTGTTGCCCTTTCTCTTTATTGGAAAGGCCCTTGGGCAAAGATCAAAATCGGCGTTGCGAAAGGTAAAAAGCAACATGATAAACGTGATGATATTAAAGAACGCGAATGGAAAGTGACAAAAGAGCGTATTATGAAAAACGCGCATCGTGGGTAA
- a CDS encoding type B 50S ribosomal protein L31, with the protein MKKGIHPENYRTVLFYDSNAKQGFLIRSCAKTNNTMKWEDGNEYPVFMCDTSSASHPFYTGKTRQIGNEGRASEFASRYGKFGAFKSK; encoded by the coding sequence ATGAAAAAAGGCATTCACCCTGAAAATTATCGTACCGTTTTATTTTACGATTCCAATGCGAAACAAGGCTTTCTCATCCGTTCTTGCGCTAAAACCAACAACACCATGAAATGGGAAGATGGTAACGAATACCCTGTATTTATGTGTGATACTTCATCTGCCTCTCACCCATTTTATACCGGTAAAACTCGTCAAATTGGTAACGAAGGTCGTGCAAGTGAATTTGCAAGCCGCTACGGTAAATTTGGCGCATTTAAATCAAAATAG
- the ykgO gene encoding type B 50S ribosomal protein L36: protein MKVLSSLKSAKNRPGCKIVRRHGVVYVISKTNPRFKARQGGKKKG from the coding sequence ATGAAAGTATTATCTTCACTCAAAAGCGCAAAGAACCGTCCTGGCTGCAAAATTGTTCGTCGCCACGGTGTCGTCTATGTCATTTCGAAAACTAACCCTCGCTTTAAAGCGCGTCAAGGTGGGAAAAAGAAAGGTTAA